Proteins encoded within one genomic window of Pongo pygmaeus isolate AG05252 chromosome 6, NHGRI_mPonPyg2-v2.0_pri, whole genome shotgun sequence:
- the TFPI2 gene encoding tissue factor pathway inhibitor 2 isoform X1, producing MDPARPLGLSILLLLLTEAALGNAAQEPTGNNAEICLLPLDYGPCRALLARYYYDRYTQSCRQFLYGGCEGNANNFYTWEACDEACWRIEKVPKVCRLQVSVDDQCEGSTEKYFFNLSSMTCEKFFSGGCHRNRIENRFPDEATCMGFCAPKKIPSFCYSPKDEGLCFANVTRYYFNPRYRTCDAFTYTGCGGNDNNFVSREDCKRACAKALRKKKKMPKLRFASRIRKIRKKQF from the exons ATGGACCCCGCTCGCCCCCTGGGGCTGTCGATTCTGCTGCTTCTCCTGACGGAGGCTGCACTGGGCAATGCTGCTCAGGAGCCAACAG GAAATAACGCGGAGATCTGTCTCCTGCCCCTAGACTACGGACCCTGCCGGGCCCTACTTGCCCGTTACTACTACGACAGGTACACGCAGAGCTGCCGCCAGTTCCTGTACGGGGGCTGCGAGGGCAACGCCAACAATTTCTACACCTGGGAGGCCTGCGACGAGGCTTGCTGGCGGATAGAAA AAGTTCCCAAAGTTTGCCGGCTGCAAGTGAGTGTGGATGACCAGTGTGAGGGGTCCACAGAAAAGTATTTCTTTAATCTAAGTTCCATGACATGTGAAAAATTCTTTTCCGGTGGGTGTCACCGGAACCGAATTGAGAACAGGTTTCCAGATGAAGCTACTTGTATGGGCTTCTGTGCAccaaagaaaa TTCCATCATTTTGCTACAGTCCAAAAGATGAGGGACTGTGCTTTGCCAATGTGACTCGCTATTATTTTAATCCAAGATACAGAACCTGTGATGCTTTCACCTATACTGGCTGTGGAGGGAATGACAATAACTTTGTTAGCAGGGAGGATTGCAAACGTGCATGTGCAAAAG ctttgagaaagaaaaagaagatgccAAAGCTTCGCTTTGCCAGTAGAATCCGGAAAATTCGGAAGAAGCAATTTTAA
- the TFPI2 gene encoding tissue factor pathway inhibitor 2 isoform X2, which yields MDPARPLGLSILLLLLTEAALGNAAQEPTGNNAEICLLPLDYGPCRALLARYYYDRYTQSCRQFLYGGCEGNANNFYTWEACDEACWRIEKVPKVCRLQVSVDDQCEGSTEKYFFNLSSMTCEKFFSGGCHRNRIENRFPDEATCMGFCAPKKNTEPVMLSPILAVEGMTITLLAGRIANVHVQKL from the exons ATGGACCCCGCTCGCCCCCTGGGGCTGTCGATTCTGCTGCTTCTCCTGACGGAGGCTGCACTGGGCAATGCTGCTCAGGAGCCAACAG GAAATAACGCGGAGATCTGTCTCCTGCCCCTAGACTACGGACCCTGCCGGGCCCTACTTGCCCGTTACTACTACGACAGGTACACGCAGAGCTGCCGCCAGTTCCTGTACGGGGGCTGCGAGGGCAACGCCAACAATTTCTACACCTGGGAGGCCTGCGACGAGGCTTGCTGGCGGATAGAAA AAGTTCCCAAAGTTTGCCGGCTGCAAGTGAGTGTGGATGACCAGTGTGAGGGGTCCACAGAAAAGTATTTCTTTAATCTAAGTTCCATGACATGTGAAAAATTCTTTTCCGGTGGGTGTCACCGGAACCGAATTGAGAACAGGTTTCCAGATGAAGCTACTTGTATGGGCTTCTGTGCAccaaagaaaa ATACAGAACCTGTGATGCTTTCACCTATACTGGCTGTGGAGGGAATGACAATAACTTTGTTAGCAGGGAGGATTGCAAACGTGCATGTGCAAAAG ctttga
- the TFPI2 gene encoding tissue factor pathway inhibitor 2 isoform X3, translating to MDPARPLGLSILLLLLTEAALGNAAQEPTGNNAEICLLPLDYGPCRALLARYYYDRYTQSCRQFLYGGCEGNANNFYTWEACDEACWRIEIPSFCYSPKDEGLCFANVTRYYFNPRYRTCDAFTYTGCGGNDNNFVSREDCKRACAKALRKKKKMPKLRFASRIRKIRKKQF from the exons ATGGACCCCGCTCGCCCCCTGGGGCTGTCGATTCTGCTGCTTCTCCTGACGGAGGCTGCACTGGGCAATGCTGCTCAGGAGCCAACAG GAAATAACGCGGAGATCTGTCTCCTGCCCCTAGACTACGGACCCTGCCGGGCCCTACTTGCCCGTTACTACTACGACAGGTACACGCAGAGCTGCCGCCAGTTCCTGTACGGGGGCTGCGAGGGCAACGCCAACAATTTCTACACCTGGGAGGCCTGCGACGAGGCTTGCTGGCGGATAGAAA TTCCATCATTTTGCTACAGTCCAAAAGATGAGGGACTGTGCTTTGCCAATGTGACTCGCTATTATTTTAATCCAAGATACAGAACCTGTGATGCTTTCACCTATACTGGCTGTGGAGGGAATGACAATAACTTTGTTAGCAGGGAGGATTGCAAACGTGCATGTGCAAAAG ctttgagaaagaaaaagaagatgccAAAGCTTCGCTTTGCCAGTAGAATCCGGAAAATTCGGAAGAAGCAATTTTAA